From the Patescibacteria group bacterium genome, one window contains:
- a CDS encoding thymidylate kinase: MKMKGRKGQFIVFEGIDGAGKTTQTNLLIKHLKRIGKKVASIHFPQYQTKSGGLIENYLLGHYGKVGPYQASVFYAADRFDGGLHIKQWLRGGYIVVVDRYLASNIGHQGGKIRDIKEREKFFRWLYYFEYGLFQIPKPIISFLLKMPPRVAQRLTKKHGKKLDVHEKDIRHLQHADRAYQHATKVFPRDFQIINSMSGSALRSPRDIHNEVWNKVQELL, encoded by the coding sequence ATGAAGATGAAGGGAAGGAAAGGACAATTTATTGTATTTGAAGGCATTGACGGGGCTGGAAAGACCACTCAAACCAACCTCCTAATAAAGCATCTTAAGAGAATCGGAAAAAAGGTTGCTTCCATTCACTTTCCGCAGTACCAAACAAAGTCAGGTGGCCTTATTGAAAACTATCTTCTGGGGCACTACGGTAAGGTAGGGCCGTATCAAGCCTCGGTATTTTATGCTGCAGACCGGTTTGATGGAGGACTTCACATTAAACAATGGTTGCGGGGTGGATATATTGTGGTGGTAGACCGTTACCTTGCTTCTAATATCGGGCACCAGGGTGGAAAAATCCGGGATATAAAGGAACGTGAAAAGTTCTTTCGCTGGCTGTATTATTTTGAGTATGGACTATTTCAGATTCCCAAACCCATCATCTCTTTTCTCTTGAAAATGCCGCCTCGTGTTGCGCAACGACTTACCAAAAAGCACGGTAAAAAACTTGATGTCCATGAAAAAGACATTCGTCACTTGCAGCATGCAGATCGGGCCTATCAACACGCAACAAAGGTATTTCCTCGAGATTTTCAGATTATAAACAGCATGTCTGGCAGCGCTCTGCGCTCACCAAGAGATATTCACAACGAAGTATGGAACAAGGTACAAGAACTCCTATGA
- the gatB gene encoding Asp-tRNA(Asn)/Glu-tRNA(Gln) amidotransferase subunit GatB, producing the protein MNYIPTIGLEIHAELKTKSKMFCSCLNDSLEQHPNVNICPICMGHPGTLPVANKAAIKKVQKVGLALSCDLVLFSKFDRKNYFYPDLPKGYQISQYDLPFCKGGYLDIAEKRIRITRIHLEEDTGKLLHPARADYSLVDFNRAGVPLMELVTEPDITSGQEARAFAQELQVLLRYLAASDANMEKGQMRVEANISVRPEEQEQLGTKVEVKNLNSFRSVERAIAFEIARQSQVLESGQKVILETRGWNDAKGETFSQRVKEETHHYRYFPEPDIPPFRFTKEEFDELKSELPELPWQRRERLGTEYKLGPKETEVFVQQKDIGEYFEKVVSELGPNLTQERLQKLTKLSANYILTDLMGLLQKASVQGEDFLITPENFAELVLLIEKGEISSPIAKQVLKEMFAKGGDPSQIIEEKGLAQVSDEASIQKIAKVVLEKNPKAVLDFKKGKENALQFLVGQLMAETKGTVNPQTARTILQSLLD; encoded by the coding sequence ATGAACTATATCCCCACCATTGGTTTGGAAATCCATGCGGAGCTTAAAACCAAGAGCAAAATGTTTTGTTCTTGTTTAAACGACTCTTTAGAGCAGCATCCAAACGTTAACATCTGCCCTATTTGTATGGGGCATCCCGGTACTTTACCTGTTGCCAATAAAGCTGCCATTAAGAAAGTGCAAAAAGTTGGGCTTGCTTTAAGCTGCGATCTGGTTTTGTTTTCTAAGTTTGACCGCAAAAACTATTTTTATCCGGATCTTCCAAAAGGATATCAGATAAGTCAGTATGACCTGCCTTTTTGCAAAGGAGGATATCTGGATATTGCAGAAAAGCGTATTCGCATAACCAGAATCCATCTGGAAGAAGACACAGGAAAGCTTCTTCATCCTGCAAGAGCTGACTATTCCTTGGTGGACTTTAACAGAGCCGGCGTCCCCTTAATGGAACTGGTAACAGAGCCAGATATTACTTCGGGGCAGGAGGCAAGAGCATTTGCCCAGGAACTTCAAGTGCTTTTGCGCTACCTTGCGGCTTCAGATGCCAATATGGAAAAGGGTCAAATGAGAGTAGAGGCGAATATATCAGTGAGGCCCGAGGAGCAGGAGCAGCTGGGAACAAAGGTAGAAGTAAAAAATCTTAACTCATTTCGCTCTGTAGAACGGGCCATTGCCTTTGAGATTGCGAGGCAGTCGCAGGTTTTAGAATCAGGACAAAAGGTTATCTTGGAAACCCGGGGGTGGAACGACGCAAAAGGGGAGACCTTTTCTCAAAGAGTAAAAGAGGAGACGCACCACTATCGCTATTTCCCAGAACCTGATATTCCTCCCTTTCGTTTCACGAAAGAAGAGTTTGACGAATTAAAGAGTGAACTTCCAGAACTCCCCTGGCAAAGAAGAGAGCGGTTGGGTACTGAGTATAAACTTGGACCAAAGGAAACCGAGGTCTTTGTGCAGCAAAAAGACATTGGAGAATACTTTGAAAAGGTGGTTTCAGAGCTTGGTCCCAATTTGACGCAAGAAAGGCTGCAAAAACTTACCAAGCTTTCTGCCAACTATATCCTCACTGATTTAATGGGGCTTTTGCAAAAAGCTTCTGTCCAGGGTGAGGATTTTCTCATTACCCCAGAGAACTTTGCTGAACTTGTTTTGCTGATTGAAAAGGGAGAGATCTCCAGCCCCATTGCAAAGCAGGTGTTAAAAGAGATGTTCGCCAAAGGAGGGGACCCCTCTCAGATTATTGAAGAAAAGGGGCTGGCCCAAGTCTCTGATGAAGCAAGTATCCAAAAGATTGCAAAAGTAGTGTTAGAAAAAAATCCCAAGGCAGTTTTAGATTTCAAAAAAGGAAAGGAAAATGCCCTACAGTTTTTGGTTGGTCAGCTCATGGCAGAAACCAAAGGCACTGTAAACCCACAAACCGCCCGCACTATCCTCCAATCCCTTCTTGATTAA
- the miaA gene encoding tRNA (adenosine(37)-N6)-dimethylallyltransferase MiaA translates to MQKLIVILGPTASGKTGLAIRLAKKFQGEIVSADSRQVYKGLDIGTAKPTKRERRSISHHLLDVVSPKKRYTVVRYQKTARKAIQDIQRMGKLPLLVGGSPLYIYAVVDGWVMPKVAPSRKLRVQLEKLTTVQLLNKLKKLDPRRVRTIEQKNRRRLIRALEIVLSTGKPIPQLKKVPLPYPVLFLGISRSSHELKKRIKKRFLKILKQGFLNEIKALRKQGLSWKRIEEFGLEYREVSQYLQGKISKKEMIEIVVKATVDFARRQMTWFKKDPRIHWITNAREADRLISRLLD, encoded by the coding sequence ATGCAAAAGTTGATTGTAATTTTAGGGCCTACGGCTTCGGGGAAAACCGGACTTGCAATACGTCTTGCAAAGAAGTTTCAAGGCGAGATTGTTTCTGCAGATTCACGGCAGGTGTATAAAGGTTTGGATATTGGGACCGCAAAACCGACGAAAAGAGAGAGGAGGAGTATCTCCCACCATCTTTTGGATGTAGTTTCTCCCAAGAAACGCTATACCGTTGTTCGGTATCAAAAGACCGCGAGAAAAGCAATCCAAGATATTCAACGAATGGGCAAGCTTCCTCTTCTGGTTGGAGGCAGTCCCCTGTATATCTACGCTGTAGTAGATGGTTGGGTTATGCCTAAAGTAGCACCGAGCAGGAAGCTTAGAGTGCAATTGGAGAAATTAACCACAGTTCAGTTACTTAACAAACTCAAGAAGTTGGACCCGCGGCGGGTAAGAACCATAGAGCAAAAGAACCGGCGACGCCTTATCCGTGCCCTTGAGATTGTCCTATCTACTGGCAAGCCAATCCCTCAACTCAAAAAGGTTCCACTTCCCTACCCAGTTTTGTTTCTGGGAATCTCTAGGTCTTCCCACGAGTTAAAAAAGCGCATCAAAAAACGCTTTCTTAAGATATTAAAGCAAGGTTTCCTAAATGAAATTAAAGCACTACGCAAGCAAGGATTATCTTGGAAAAGAATTGAAGAGTTTGGGCTGGAATATCGTGAGGTTTCCCAATACCTTCAAGGTAAGATTTCAAAGAAGGAGATGATTGAAATAGTAGTAAAAGCTACCGTGGACTTTGCCCGCCGTCAGATGACTTGGTTTAAAAAAGATCCGCGCATCCACTGGATAACAAACGCGCGAGAGGCGGATCGTCTGATTAGTCGACTCCTTGATTAA
- a CDS encoding threonine--tRNA ligase, translating to MPKATQSQDIESIRHSFAHLLAASVQKLYPKVQFGIGPAIENGFYYDFGNVRIADKELPRIEENMRTIAKRNLLFKKKLWPAGKATAYYKKEKQPLKLALIKELSKGKKTTKVGMVYMGDEFLDLCRGGHAKSTKDLPMEAFKLTRVAGAYWKGDEKNPMLTRVYGVSFKTTRELNAHLEQLAKAQERDHRKLGQTLGLFTFSELVGSGLPLFTPKGTIIRKILTDFVENLERQYGYQQVWIPHIAKPDLYRISGHLEKFKEDLFYVKGKDSDFILKPMNCPHHTQIYKSQLRSYRDLPVRYFETTTVYRDEQTGELGGLTRVRAFTQDDGHAFLREDQIAKEIDVNLRIQQELVKAVHIKDYWIRLSLRDEKNKKAYLGDDATWKRAQREMEQILKQHKIPYTKAQGEAAFYGPKLDFMAKDSLGREWQFSTIQLDFNMPKRFGLEYIAENGTKKTPVMIHRTFMGSLERFMAMLIEHFAGAFPLWLAPEQVWIVPVSDKFIEYANKVKKQLQSKLPSLRAVVRDTNETLGKKIREGEMQKIPYLLVVGEKEKAKSAVSPRKRQKGDLGLMKVDVFAKLLEKEIQKRS from the coding sequence ATGCCCAAGGCAACACAATCGCAGGATATTGAGAGCATACGACATTCTTTTGCACATCTTTTGGCAGCTAGCGTACAAAAACTCTACCCCAAAGTCCAGTTTGGCATTGGTCCAGCTATTGAGAATGGGTTCTACTATGACTTTGGAAACGTAAGGATTGCCGATAAGGAGCTCCCTCGCATTGAAGAAAACATGCGTACCATTGCAAAAAGGAATCTTTTGTTCAAAAAGAAGCTTTGGCCTGCAGGAAAAGCAACTGCCTACTACAAAAAGGAGAAACAGCCCCTTAAGCTTGCTCTCATCAAGGAACTCTCCAAAGGAAAAAAGACCACAAAAGTAGGTATGGTGTATATGGGGGATGAATTTCTGGATTTGTGCAGAGGAGGACACGCAAAAAGCACAAAGGACCTTCCCATGGAGGCCTTCAAACTCACGCGAGTGGCAGGAGCTTATTGGAAGGGAGATGAAAAGAATCCTATGCTTACGCGTGTCTACGGCGTTAGCTTCAAGACAACGAGAGAGTTGAACGCACATCTTGAACAGTTAGCTAAAGCACAAGAACGGGACCACAGAAAACTCGGACAGACCCTGGGACTCTTTACTTTTTCTGAGCTTGTAGGATCTGGTCTTCCCCTTTTTACTCCCAAGGGAACTATAATTCGCAAGATACTCACTGATTTTGTGGAGAATCTTGAGCGCCAGTATGGATATCAGCAAGTATGGATTCCCCATATCGCGAAACCCGACCTCTATCGTATTTCCGGGCATTTAGAGAAGTTCAAAGAAGACCTCTTTTATGTCAAAGGAAAAGATAGCGACTTTATATTAAAACCCATGAACTGTCCGCATCACACCCAGATATACAAGTCTCAGCTTCGGAGTTATCGAGATTTGCCGGTGCGCTATTTTGAAACCACTACCGTATACCGAGACGAACAGACAGGAGAGCTGGGCGGATTAACGAGGGTACGAGCATTCACGCAAGACGACGGCCACGCCTTCTTGAGGGAAGATCAGATTGCAAAAGAGATTGACGTGAATCTCCGCATTCAACAAGAACTGGTAAAAGCAGTACACATAAAGGATTACTGGATTCGTTTATCTCTGCGCGATGAAAAGAACAAAAAGGCGTATCTCGGAGATGATGCCACCTGGAAACGGGCGCAACGTGAAATGGAGCAGATACTCAAACAGCATAAAATCCCCTATACCAAAGCTCAAGGTGAGGCGGCCTTCTATGGTCCCAAGCTAGACTTCATGGCAAAAGATAGTCTGGGACGGGAATGGCAGTTTTCTACCATTCAGCTTGACTTTAATATGCCAAAGCGCTTTGGCTTGGAATATATCGCAGAAAACGGTACAAAGAAGACACCGGTCATGATTCATCGTACGTTTATGGGTTCTCTTGAACGTTTCATGGCAATGCTTATTGAACATTTTGCAGGAGCTTTCCCTTTATGGCTTGCCCCAGAACAAGTATGGATTGTCCCGGTGTCAGACAAGTTTATAGAGTATGCAAACAAAGTAAAAAAGCAACTGCAGTCCAAACTCCCTTCACTACGTGCTGTAGTGCGAGATACAAATGAGACCTTAGGAAAGAAGATACGCGAAGGAGAAATGCAGAAAATCCCTTACCTCCTTGTGGTAGGAGAAAAAGAAAAAGCGAAATCAGCCGTGAGTCCAAGAAAGCGGCAAAAAGGAGATCTGGGATTAATGAAGGTTGATGTTTTTGCAAAACTCCTTGAAAAAGAAATCCAGAAGCGAAGCTGA